The Arabidopsis thaliana chromosome 5, partial sequence genomic interval TTGCAGTTATTGTCTTCATATGTATTTACTATAAGACACAGATTCAGCTTCCATGGTGGGGAGCTTTCTTGGCTTGTTTGATAGCTATCTTCTTCACTCCTCTCGTTGGTGTGATCATGGCCACTACTAACCAGGTTAGAAGAGAGATTCACATGCTTATAACTTGGCTTCAAAAACCGGCTATGATTAACAAAACCATGATtctgttctttgttttgttaggCTCCGGGTCTGAACATTATCACGGAGTACATAATTGGATATGCATATCCAGAGAGACCAGTTGCTAACATATGCTTCAAGACTTACGGATACATCAGCATGTCTCAATCTTTGACTTTCCTCTCTGATTTAAAGCTTGGAACTTACATGAAGATCCCACCAAGAACCATGTTCATGGCACAGGCAAGTCTAAATAGTTTATGTGTGTCACATAAATATCTCTAAAACATTTGtcaaaattgttgttgttttcacAGGTTGTGGGCACTTTAGTTGCAGTTATCGCTTACGCAGGCACGGCTTGGTGGCTAATGGCTGAAATCCCAAATCTCTGCGACACTAATCTGCTTCCACCGGGAAGTCAATGGACTTGTCCATCGGATCGAGTCTTCTTCGACGCATCAGTGATTTGGGGACTAGTAGGACCAAGAAGAATGTTTGGTGATCTTGGAGAATACTCGAACATAAACTGGTTCTTCGTAGGAGGTGCAATAGCTCCAGCATTGGTATACTTAGCCTCAAGACTCTTCCCAAACAAGAAATGGATCTCAGACATTCACATCCCTGTTCTGATTGGAGCCACAGCTATAATGCCACCAGCTTCTGCGGTGAACTTCACGAGCTGGCTCGTTATGGCGTTTGTGTTTGGACATTTCGTGTTTAAGTACAGAAGAGAATGGTGGCAGCGATATAACTATGTTCTGTCTGGAGGAATGGATGCAGGAACTGGATTCATGTCagtgcttttgtttcttgcgTTGCAACGTAGTGAGATTGCGATTGATTGGTGGGGAAATTCTGGAGAAGGTTGTCCTGTTGCTAAATGTCCAACTGCTAAAGGTGTTGTTGTTCATGGTTGTCCTGTTTTCTAAAACCAAGATTCTCCTGTATTCCTTGTAGCACATTATCCATTACAACGTTTGTAATCTGTTTCTATAAATAAAGCTGCTTATTCAGTAACATAAGACAACAAAAAGTACATTtatagaaggagaagaagacaatggaAGTCACAAGAATCCAAACAAAGCCAAACAACATTTGGGTCGTTGAACAAACTACGAATATCACTACAAGTCCCAACCAATTTGCATACAGAAAGTCTTGAAAAGGCTTTACAAAGttctgaaaaataatttttctcttctcttttgttttgtacacATCAAGATGTCTCTTCCTTGAGCCTGTACAACGTGATTTCTTGCTGCTTGAAGTAACGGCGATCCTCTTCATCCACCAGCACAAGATTTAGATAATACTTTACGCtgaatttgttgtttatgttCTTATGCGTTGGTGTCAGATCGTATGGTGTCAAGAACACTCTTACAGGTATCGATTCGCCTGCAACAATGGTCTCAATACTTGGTTACAGAAACTAGTAATAGGTCCGAATGAGTTTTGTAACATATGATGAATATACATACCTCTAACTGGAGCACCATCCATTAACTCAAATTTGGCTAGTGTTTCTGTTTCGACGTGAGTATTAGCTCCTGCTCCAGTTGATTCTCGCCGTCTTATCTCAAGATCCATATTCTTTATCTTGATTCTCACCAGAAGAAAGTATATTTTCCCAAGGATAACATCTTTTAGGTGATACCTGCATCGAGAGCATACAGAATTAGCTActgttttatattttccacATCGCTCGAAACCCAAAGTTACGAAAATCAGTTTATCTTACTTGCTTTTATTGTACTCAAACTCGATATGCAGACAGTCCTCGATTCCAACTTCCATCTGTACAATGGGTAAGGGTCCAATGGAATTAAGCGTATCTAATGCTAATAAGGAAATGGAATATCAAAAGGCCATTCACTATCAAAAGCAAGAGCGGTAAGAAATCAGTAAACTTGAATCATATCAGAACTCACCTTAATGCTATTATTGATTGGAGGAAGCGGAACATAGTTACGGACCTGTTtcaaaccaattaaaaaagagCTAAGTTTATCTTAAGGACTATTGTGTCAcgaagatatatatacacacaagtGAAGAAAAATACCACAAAGTCCTGGTATTCCACGATGCTTCCAGCATAACCACGTGTGACTGTTACTTTGAGGACATACCTGAaggaaacagaaacaaaaacaatgtaCACAATAAGCAACAATTAGGGACttaatatattgtttcaatCTGATGTCAAAGAATAACAAGATCATACCTTAGGCGCACGTTCACGCCATTGTATGTCTCATATGGCATCTCAACGCTCGAAAATTCAAAAGGGTATGtctttctttcatatatttcTCCAGGTACATCAATCTCACGCACTACATATTAGATATACAAACCAGAACGATAGTTGGGTCAATCAACGACTACTGATGAAAACAACACAGCCATGTCATAATGGAATTTTTGACTCACCCAAGGAAGTGAAGTCATAAAAGTTTCCTCTGTCAAAGTACATTTctgttaaaaaagaaacaacagagTCGTCGATAAACATATAAAGACATGAGTTAGAAACCAGATAACAGAACCGACATAATTCACAGTATTTGCAGACCTATTTGACCAAGAAGCTCAACTTTTACACCATTATGCTCCACTTTTTTCCCTTGATATGGTTCAATGTTAATCTGAGAGAGACAAATTACGAAAAAAAACACTCCTATAAAAGCAATTCCATAAAGCTCCTGATAACTAGAGATGACAACAAAACCAAGTACCTTCCCAGCAATAGTTTCTTGACTCTGGAAAAGTGGATTCATAACTATTTGTCCATTATCTTTCTTAGTGGGTACCTAACGCAACAGAGACCAAGTAGATACGATAAGAAAACCTATACCCTAAAGTCCGGGAACAATTAATCCGTAAGATAAACGTAAAGAGCGATGTGTACCTGTTTACGGTTTTTCCCATCAGTAAATGTGATTGAAATATTACATGCTGGCTTGAAAGCTCCAAGAAGATAATTCTGTGATATTAATCCCCAAAAAAGGTATAAACTTTAGTAACAATTACAGAAACAACGACACTAAGCAAATAAGAGAAATTTTGTTGAAACCAACACTTACCATGATAAGAAGATTCAATTCCcgatcacaaaaaaaaaactgttcaGAGCATAAGAATCCAACAAATGAGACAAAATTAGTGGCATTTTCAACTTGAAACACCAGAAAGGTTTGGTTTCTAAGCTAGAGCTGATTCAAATTAGGAAACAGAGATAAACCCTAATCTCAATTCATGAAAAAGtaatcaaacaaacaccaGAGAAGACCAAATCAAATGGTAATGATTCAACGATGAGAAACCAGACTTGATAGAGACCAAACTGAGATCCACAAAGTTTAGATTCGAATGAACAACTAAGAAATTGTGTACCTTTCTGTAGTGAAATCAAGGGTTTATTTCAATCggagagagacgaagaagaatcGATCAAATCGACGAAGATTCTGACAGTTGGGTTCGAGACGATCAACAGAGtcacgaaaaaaaaaagtcttttcttttgtatcaaCTTGATACACAAGCCCATTTATATTATAAGTACCGATCAAAGCCCAGATAATACCATTGACATAAACAGGAAAACGGCTAAAATCAACCTGAACTATTTGCATGCGGTGTTTTTATACCCAGATTCAAATGTATGGTCGTTTCCTATCCGAAGTgattaaatattcaaattcaCAACCTGAACTTATCAATATTAGGCCAAAATCAACATTGACTTTTATAGTGTTAGTAAACCATTGATTTCTTATGACTAAGCATATATTGCTACGATGATGTGGTGTTATACGGGCTGATTTGCATCTGATTATTCCCAAATTTGAAGCTTTAAAAACTCATTTTcgtaaaaccaaatttgaatttcatcAGAGTAACATAAGAACTTGCTGGATCCGAGTGGTCAAAAGTGAAATATTCTCGTCTTGAGGTTGCAGGTTTGAATATGCTTGTtacaattttacatttttttggagatttttgcCACGTTTTCCTGTATAACATCACATCATCGCAATAATAACGGTTGACTAACATTGTTAAAGTCAATGTTGATTTGACCTAATATTGATAAGTTCATGTTGcgaatttgaatatttaatcACTTCGGATAGGAAACGACCATACATTAGAGTCTGGGTATAAAAACACCGCATACAAATAGTTTAAGTTGATTTTGACCGTTTTCCCTGACATAAACATCCATAAATCTTATAAACATTCTAAAGATGTCATttttacaaagaagaaaaagaaaagctaacatttttattcaaaatttgaagaaaaccaaattggTAAATGTATAGATCATTGCTTGAACGAGACATGaattaaattttctaaaaacatcTTACGGCAACAATGCTCCAACTTATTCAGAGAAATATGAGGTTTACAAAAAGTGTATATTCT includes:
- the VPS26A gene encoding vacuolar protein sorting 26A (vacuolar protein sorting 26A (VPS26A); CONTAINS InterPro DOMAIN/s: Vacuolar protein sorting-associated protein 26 (InterPro:IPR005377); BEST Arabidopsis thaliana protein match is: vacuolar protein sorting 26B (TAIR:AT4G27690.1); Has 1807 Blast hits to 1807 proteins in 277 species: Archae - 0; Bacteria - 0; Metazoa - 736; Fungi - 347; Plants - 385; Viruses - 0; Other Eukaryotes - 339 (source: NCBI BLink).); this encodes MNYLLGAFKPACNISITFTDGKNRKQVPTKKDNGQIVMNPLFQSQETIAGKINIEPYQGKKVEHNGVKVELLGQIEMYFDRGNFYDFTSLVREIDVPGEIYERKTYPFEFSSVEMPYETYNGVNVRLRYVLKVTVTRGYAGSIVEYQDFVVRNYVPLPPINNSIKMEVGIEDCLHIEFEYNKSKYHLKDVILGKIYFLLVRIKIKNMDLEIRRRESTGAGANTHVETETLAKFELMDGAPVRGESIPVRVFLTPYDLTPTHKNINNKFSVKYYLNLVLVDEEDRRYFKQQEITLYRLKEETS